From Rutidosis leptorrhynchoides isolate AG116_Rl617_1_P2 chromosome 3, CSIRO_AGI_Rlap_v1, whole genome shotgun sequence, a single genomic window includes:
- the LOC139902036 gene encoding protein ALP1-like encodes MLEFLDDEKIVSFINSLTEEEVDGEASSWRFPRSRVFIARDREDAALRLDNDYFSETPMYPENKFKRRYRMSRQLFLRIVEGISNFNSTDIPEYFLFFRECPDATGRQSLTILQKCTAAIRQMVYGTTPDLFDEYIKIGEKTTTLCLDYFCKYVFHLFPREYLRKPTAEDIARLYNFHEQKHGLPGMLGSIDCMHWEWKNCLVGWQGQYTRGDQKGPSVMLEAVASQDLWIWHAFFGMAGSNNDINVLNASPIFNSIKDGTAPPSPFDVNGRHYERGYYLGDGIYPDWVMLVKAPHNPIDEPRKKFKRFQESARKDIERAFGVLQGRFAMLKTPARSKDFNKIRRHMYSCIVLHNMIQENNGFAIGRREERMIERNPPRRLERDLRDRDARVKEIRDKQVHQQLEADLTEHALSGGRHK; translated from the coding sequence ATGCTCGAGTTTCTTGATGATGAAAAAATTGTTAGTTTTATTAATAGTTTAACGGAAGAAGAAGTCGATGGAGAAGCAAGCAGTTGGCGATTCCCTCGAAGCCGGGTTTTTATTGCTAGGGATCGTGAAGATGCTGCTTTAAGGTTAGATAATGATTATTTTTCGGAGACACCAATGTATCCCGAAAATAAATTTAAGAGACGTTATCGAATGAGTCGTCAGTTATTTCTCCGAATTGTGGAAGGTATATCTAATTTTAATAGTACCGATATTCCTGAATATTTTTTGTTTTTTCGGGAATGTCCCGATGCAACAGGTCGTCAAAGTTTGACGATTCTTCAAAAGTGTACAGCGGCCATACGTCAAATGGTGTATGGAACTACACCCGATTTGTTTGACGAATACATAAAAATAGGTGAGAAAACGACCACTTTATGTTTAGATTATTTCTGCAAATACGTATTTCATTTGTTTCCTAGAGAATATTTGCGAAAACCCACTGCCGAAGATATCGCTAGACTTTATAATTTTCACGAACAAAAACATGGTTTACCGGGTATGCTTGGTAGtatagattgtatgcattgggagtgGAAGAATTGTCTTGTTGGTTGGCAAGGGCAATACACAAGAGGTGATCAAAAAGGGCCTTCTGTAATGCTTGAAGCAGTCGCCTCACAAGATTTGTGGATATGGCATGCATTCTTTGGTATGGCAGGTTCGAACAATGATATTAACGTTCTAAATGCATCACCAATTTTCAACTCTATAAAAGATGGAACGGCTCCACCTTCACCATTTGATGTCAACGGGCGTCACTACGAAAGAGGGTATTACCTAGGCGATGGTATATACCCAGATTGGGTCATGTTGGTAAAAGCGCCTCATAATCCAATTGACGAACCACGTAAAAAATTTAAACGTTTTCAAGAAAGTGCAAGGAAAGATATTGAGCGTGCATTTGGAGTATTACAGGGTAGATTTGCAATGTTAAAGACTCCGGCGAGATCTAAAGacttcaacaaaattagaagacatatGTATTCTTGTATTGTATTACATAACATGATTCAAGAAAATAACGGTTTTGCTATTGGAAGGAGAGAAGAAAGAATGATAGAAAGGAACCCACCACGAAGGTTGGAACGGGATTTGAGGGATCGAGATGCAAGGGTTAAGGAAATAAGAGACAAGCAAGTTCACCAACAATTAGAGGCAGATTTAACCGAGCAC